From one Fibrobacter sp. genomic stretch:
- the yfcE gene encoding phosphodiesterase: MRTLVLSDIHGSAFACKMALSYLDKLKCDRIFLLGDLLYHGPRNPLPGGHDPQGVVELLSPLKEKITAVRGNCDAEVDQMVLGFPCLADFAEIEEGGLKLFLSHGHLYDPYLFSHYKADVYFSGHTHIFTAETNVDGVYCLNPGSTSLPKGGNPPTFGLYESATPGSAARFSVHHLETGSELTAIEIVK; the protein is encoded by the coding sequence GCAAGATGGCTCTTTCTTACCTCGACAAGCTCAAATGCGACCGCATTTTCCTTTTGGGCGACCTTCTTTATCACGGGCCGCGGAACCCGCTGCCGGGCGGACACGACCCGCAAGGAGTTGTCGAACTCCTGAGCCCGCTCAAGGAGAAAATTACCGCGGTGCGCGGCAACTGCGATGCCGAAGTGGACCAGATGGTGCTCGGATTCCCCTGCCTTGCCGACTTTGCCGAAATCGAAGAGGGCGGCCTAAAACTCTTCTTGAGCCACGGCCACCTCTACGACCCCTACCTGTTCAGCCACTACAAAGCCGACGTCTATTTTTCGGGCCACACCCACATTTTCACCGCCGAAACCAACGTGGACGGAGTCTATTGCCTGAACCCCGGCTCCACCAGCCTCCCCAAGGGCGGAAACCCTCCCACCTTCGGACTTTACGAGAGCGCCACCCCCGGCAGTGCGGCCCGTTTCAGCGTGCATCACCTGGAAACCGGCTCAGAACTGACGGCTATTGAAATCGTGAAATAA